In Sander lucioperca isolate FBNREF2018 chromosome 12, SLUC_FBN_1.2, whole genome shotgun sequence, one DNA window encodes the following:
- the LOC116039197 gene encoding rho GTPase-activating protein 4-like isoform X2, which translates to MTSHVKLRKERVGMVDYDTQIKEVRCQLVDQLKVLDLQLEQKSQQLQDLTDYLRRRGEIESEYARSLEKLAERFTSRIKRKEPSSNSVTQVWLALLSQTRQESRDHNGLSECSSTFLIQPLTHCLEYTQRLAKKSKDICTQLQDGLLKVTTELQTAWRTYYQYHSDYVCAEGKLKEAEKQEEKQKQSNAKKLEKLIEKRQGKVKEIYLKCSKARNEYLLNLAAANASMNKYYLQDISTLIDCADVGYHLSLGRVLQTYLSSRWRAQQNLSTGLQQLQGTVSGLDQSQDRDTLLQDHYNTFCMPLRFPYQPHDEDQVSEVSAEGEMRCELETRFKQIQTRLKAVTQETEEARKSMSAAQSSLLESVGDDDLEPSSGLSQEGSSENLTVKPSVARRRANMQEIENLYFTRVKEHLVASSLVSKLQVKHDQLKVAVEKAEASNGQPGHNGKSMRVRKNHSSANLMHNHKLFSGDMLSFIQASGQQIPIVVESCICFINLNGLHHEGIFRVPGSQMEVNNLRDAFERGEDPLAERSYNLDSVAGVLKLYFRCLEKPLFPIDSTSQLLEYAQIKNEAERAAQFKMVISSYPEPAIIVMRYLFAFLHHVSQYSDENMMQPYNLAVCFGPSLVRGAHDDDVVTLQPQINALVNSIILQHESIFPSQSEVQGPVYEKCMTLEQDDGEPIIDEGDVEAEYTHSKDEMETGSSADNRTKSSAAPTHRKAERPRANSSGSIDQSRLMAGQFGGSIASSGKLMLQIPLGPQCRPQRGHSPGYVRRELQEHSSSEDIVVKLDKEVCRQMDSVFMELLSRQALQDPSSTASSPSAQAPQKKGKRDGRRGRGAGLFRAAAPLD; encoded by the exons ATGACTTCCCATGTAAAACTCCGGAAGGAGAGGGTTGGTATGGTGGACTACGACACACAAatcaaag AGGTCCGTTGCCAGCTTGTAGACCAATTGAAGGTGTTAGACTTGCAACTTGAGCAGAAGAGCCAGCAGCTGCAGGATCTGACGGACTACCTGCGGCGGCGGGGTGAAATTGAAAGCGAGTATGCCCGCTCCCTGGAAAAACTCGCTGAAAGGTTCACTTCCAGGATCAAGAG GAAGGAGCCGAGTAGTAATTCGGTGACCCAGGTCTGGCTGGCTCTGCTATCCCAGACCCGCCAAGAAAGTAGGGACCACAATGGACTGAGTGAGTGCAGCAGCACCTTCCTCATCCAGCCCCTCACACACTGCCTGGAGTACACACAGCGCCTTGCCAAGAAG AGTAAAGACATCTGCACTCAGCTACAAGATGGACTACTCAAGGTTACCACAGAGCTACAGACT GCATGGCGGACATACTACCAGTACCACTCAGACTATGTGTGTGCAGAGGGCAAGCTAAAGGAGGCAGAGAAACAAGAGGAAAAGCAGAAGCAGAGTAATGCTAAGAAGCTGGAGAAGTTGATAGAAAAA AGACAAGGTAAGGTCAAGGAGATCTACCTGAAGTGCAGCAAGGCCCGAAACGAGTACCTCCTAAACTTGGCTGCAGCCAATGCCTCCATGAATAAGTACTACCTCCAAGACATCTCTACTCTCATAGAT TGTGCAGATGTAGGGTATCACCTCTCTTTGGGCCGGGTGCTACAAACTTACCTGTCCAGTCGGTGGCGGGCCCAGCAGAATCTAAGCACAGGGCTGCAGCAGCTCCAAGGCACCGTGTCGGGACTGGACCAGAGCCAGGACAGAGACACCCTCCTGCAGGACCACTATAACACCTTCTGTATGCCCCTTCGCTTCCCTTATCAGCCCCATGATGAAGACcag gtttcCGAGGTCAGTGCAGAGGGTGAGATGAGATGCGAGCTGGAGACCAGATTCAAACAGATACAAACCAGACTGAAAGCAGTCACCCAGGAAACAGAGGAG GCTAGAAAGAGCATGTCGGCAGCCCAGTCTTCCCTGCTGGAGAGTGTCGGTGATGATGATCTGGAGCCCAGCAGTGGTTTGTCTCAGGAGGGCAGCAGTGAAAACCTGACAGTGAAGCCCAGTGTGGCCCGTCGCAGGGCCAACATGCAGGAAATAGAAAACCTCTATTTCACT AGAGTAAAAGAGCACCTTGTAGCCAGCTCCCTGGTATCTAAACTGCAAGTCAAACATGACCAGCTGAAAGTGGCTGTGGAAAAAG CAGAAGCATCAAATGGACAGCCTGG acaCAATGGAAAGTCGATGCGTGTCAGGAAGAATCACTCAAGTGCCAATTTGATGCACAACCACAAACTTTTCAGTGGAGACATGCTGTCTTTCATACAG gCATCAGGACAACAGATTCCAATTGTTGTGGAAAGTTGCATTTGCTTTATCAACCTCAATG GTCTCCACCATGAAGGGATATTTAGAGTGCCGGGCTCTCAGATGGAGGTCAACAACCTGAGGGATGCATTTGAGCGAG GAGAGGACCCCCTGGCTGAGCGGAGCTATAACCTGGACTCTGTTGCTGGAGTGCTGAAGCTCTACTTCAGATGTCTGGAGAAACCTCTCTTCCCCATTGACAGCACCAGCCAACTCTTGGAGTATGCCC AAATAAAGAACGAGGcagagagagcagctcagttcAAAATGGTCATATCTTCCTACCCTGAGCCCGCCATCATCGTCATGAGATACCTCTTTGCATTCCTTCACCA TGTGTCTCAGTACAGCGATGAGAACATGATGCAGCCTTACAACTTGGCTGTGTGTTTTGGCCCCAGCCTGGTAAGAGGGGCTCACGATGATGATGTTGTCACCCTGCAGCCTCAGATCAACGCCCTGGTGAACAGCATCATCCTCCAGCACGAAAGCATCTTCCCCAGCCAGAGCGAAGTACAAGGGCCGGTGTATGAGAAATGCATGACGCTGGAACAGGATGACGG TGAGCCTATCATTGACGAAGGAGATGTAGAAGCAGAGTACACCCACAGCAAAGATG AGATGGAAACAGGATCCTCAGCTGACAACCGCACCAAATCGTCTGCAGCACCAACACACAGAAAAGCAGAACGTCCTAGAGCCAACAGCAGCGGCTCAATTGACCAAAGTAGGTTGATGGCTGGACAATTTGGGGGCAGCATCGCTTCAAGTGGAAAGTTAATGCTCCAGATTCCCCTTGGGCCACAGTGCAGGCCACAGCGGGGCCACTCTCCTGGCTATGTGCGCAGAGA ATTGCAGGAACACTCATCTTCTGAGGATATTGTCGTTAAACTAGACAAG GAGGTCTGTCGCCAGATGGACTCGGTCTTCATGGAACTTCTCTCGCGGCAAGCACTGCAGGATCCCTCCTCCActgcctcctctccctctgcccAAGCTCCCCAAAAGAAAGGGAAGCGGGACGGACGCAGGGGGAGAGGAGCAGGGCTCTTtagagcagcagctccactggactGA
- the LOC116039197 gene encoding rho GTPase-activating protein 4-like isoform X1, whose product MCYKFHPVGATMTSHVKLRKERVGMVDYDTQIKEVRCQLVDQLKVLDLQLEQKSQQLQDLTDYLRRRGEIESEYARSLEKLAERFTSRIKRKEPSSNSVTQVWLALLSQTRQESRDHNGLSECSSTFLIQPLTHCLEYTQRLAKKSKDICTQLQDGLLKVTTELQTAWRTYYQYHSDYVCAEGKLKEAEKQEEKQKQSNAKKLEKLIEKRQGKVKEIYLKCSKARNEYLLNLAAANASMNKYYLQDISTLIDCADVGYHLSLGRVLQTYLSSRWRAQQNLSTGLQQLQGTVSGLDQSQDRDTLLQDHYNTFCMPLRFPYQPHDEDQVSEVSAEGEMRCELETRFKQIQTRLKAVTQETEEARKSMSAAQSSLLESVGDDDLEPSSGLSQEGSSENLTVKPSVARRRANMQEIENLYFTRVKEHLVASSLVSKLQVKHDQLKVAVEKAEASNGQPGHNGKSMRVRKNHSSANLMHNHKLFSGDMLSFIQASGQQIPIVVESCICFINLNGLHHEGIFRVPGSQMEVNNLRDAFERGEDPLAERSYNLDSVAGVLKLYFRCLEKPLFPIDSTSQLLEYAQIKNEAERAAQFKMVISSYPEPAIIVMRYLFAFLHHVSQYSDENMMQPYNLAVCFGPSLVRGAHDDDVVTLQPQINALVNSIILQHESIFPSQSEVQGPVYEKCMTLEQDDGEPIIDEGDVEAEYTHSKDEMETGSSADNRTKSSAAPTHRKAERPRANSSGSIDQSRLMAGQFGGSIASSGKLMLQIPLGPQCRPQRGHSPGYVRRELQEHSSSEDIVVKLDKEVCRQMDSVFMELLSRQALQDPSSTASSPSAQAPQKKGKRDGRRGRGAGLFRAAAPLD is encoded by the exons ATGTGTTACA AATTCCACCCAGTAGGAGCAACAATGACTTCCCATGTAAAACTCCGGAAGGAGAGGGTTGGTATGGTGGACTACGACACACAAatcaaag AGGTCCGTTGCCAGCTTGTAGACCAATTGAAGGTGTTAGACTTGCAACTTGAGCAGAAGAGCCAGCAGCTGCAGGATCTGACGGACTACCTGCGGCGGCGGGGTGAAATTGAAAGCGAGTATGCCCGCTCCCTGGAAAAACTCGCTGAAAGGTTCACTTCCAGGATCAAGAG GAAGGAGCCGAGTAGTAATTCGGTGACCCAGGTCTGGCTGGCTCTGCTATCCCAGACCCGCCAAGAAAGTAGGGACCACAATGGACTGAGTGAGTGCAGCAGCACCTTCCTCATCCAGCCCCTCACACACTGCCTGGAGTACACACAGCGCCTTGCCAAGAAG AGTAAAGACATCTGCACTCAGCTACAAGATGGACTACTCAAGGTTACCACAGAGCTACAGACT GCATGGCGGACATACTACCAGTACCACTCAGACTATGTGTGTGCAGAGGGCAAGCTAAAGGAGGCAGAGAAACAAGAGGAAAAGCAGAAGCAGAGTAATGCTAAGAAGCTGGAGAAGTTGATAGAAAAA AGACAAGGTAAGGTCAAGGAGATCTACCTGAAGTGCAGCAAGGCCCGAAACGAGTACCTCCTAAACTTGGCTGCAGCCAATGCCTCCATGAATAAGTACTACCTCCAAGACATCTCTACTCTCATAGAT TGTGCAGATGTAGGGTATCACCTCTCTTTGGGCCGGGTGCTACAAACTTACCTGTCCAGTCGGTGGCGGGCCCAGCAGAATCTAAGCACAGGGCTGCAGCAGCTCCAAGGCACCGTGTCGGGACTGGACCAGAGCCAGGACAGAGACACCCTCCTGCAGGACCACTATAACACCTTCTGTATGCCCCTTCGCTTCCCTTATCAGCCCCATGATGAAGACcag gtttcCGAGGTCAGTGCAGAGGGTGAGATGAGATGCGAGCTGGAGACCAGATTCAAACAGATACAAACCAGACTGAAAGCAGTCACCCAGGAAACAGAGGAG GCTAGAAAGAGCATGTCGGCAGCCCAGTCTTCCCTGCTGGAGAGTGTCGGTGATGATGATCTGGAGCCCAGCAGTGGTTTGTCTCAGGAGGGCAGCAGTGAAAACCTGACAGTGAAGCCCAGTGTGGCCCGTCGCAGGGCCAACATGCAGGAAATAGAAAACCTCTATTTCACT AGAGTAAAAGAGCACCTTGTAGCCAGCTCCCTGGTATCTAAACTGCAAGTCAAACATGACCAGCTGAAAGTGGCTGTGGAAAAAG CAGAAGCATCAAATGGACAGCCTGG acaCAATGGAAAGTCGATGCGTGTCAGGAAGAATCACTCAAGTGCCAATTTGATGCACAACCACAAACTTTTCAGTGGAGACATGCTGTCTTTCATACAG gCATCAGGACAACAGATTCCAATTGTTGTGGAAAGTTGCATTTGCTTTATCAACCTCAATG GTCTCCACCATGAAGGGATATTTAGAGTGCCGGGCTCTCAGATGGAGGTCAACAACCTGAGGGATGCATTTGAGCGAG GAGAGGACCCCCTGGCTGAGCGGAGCTATAACCTGGACTCTGTTGCTGGAGTGCTGAAGCTCTACTTCAGATGTCTGGAGAAACCTCTCTTCCCCATTGACAGCACCAGCCAACTCTTGGAGTATGCCC AAATAAAGAACGAGGcagagagagcagctcagttcAAAATGGTCATATCTTCCTACCCTGAGCCCGCCATCATCGTCATGAGATACCTCTTTGCATTCCTTCACCA TGTGTCTCAGTACAGCGATGAGAACATGATGCAGCCTTACAACTTGGCTGTGTGTTTTGGCCCCAGCCTGGTAAGAGGGGCTCACGATGATGATGTTGTCACCCTGCAGCCTCAGATCAACGCCCTGGTGAACAGCATCATCCTCCAGCACGAAAGCATCTTCCCCAGCCAGAGCGAAGTACAAGGGCCGGTGTATGAGAAATGCATGACGCTGGAACAGGATGACGG TGAGCCTATCATTGACGAAGGAGATGTAGAAGCAGAGTACACCCACAGCAAAGATG AGATGGAAACAGGATCCTCAGCTGACAACCGCACCAAATCGTCTGCAGCACCAACACACAGAAAAGCAGAACGTCCTAGAGCCAACAGCAGCGGCTCAATTGACCAAAGTAGGTTGATGGCTGGACAATTTGGGGGCAGCATCGCTTCAAGTGGAAAGTTAATGCTCCAGATTCCCCTTGGGCCACAGTGCAGGCCACAGCGGGGCCACTCTCCTGGCTATGTGCGCAGAGA ATTGCAGGAACACTCATCTTCTGAGGATATTGTCGTTAAACTAGACAAG GAGGTCTGTCGCCAGATGGACTCGGTCTTCATGGAACTTCTCTCGCGGCAAGCACTGCAGGATCCCTCCTCCActgcctcctctccctctgcccAAGCTCCCCAAAAGAAAGGGAAGCGGGACGGACGCAGGGGGAGAGGAGCAGGGCTCTTtagagcagcagctccactggactGA
- the naa10 gene encoding N-alpha-acetyltransferase 10 isoform X1 has translation MNIRNARPEDLMNMQHCNLLCLPENYQMKYYFYHGLSWPQLSYIAEDENGKIVGYVLAKMEEDPDDVPHGHITSLAVKRSHRRLGLAQKLMDQASRAMIENFNAKYVSLHVRKSNRAALHLYSNTLKFQISEVEPKYYADGEDAYAMKRDLAHMADEVPQLRKPGVRVSGQEAPSGQSPSGSGDQERENERDSGGESKELSEVSEATESTDVKDSSSDSQ, from the exons ATGAACATACGAAACGCAAGG CCGGAGGACCTTATGAATATGCAACACTGTAACCTGCTGTGCCTTCCAGAAAATTACCAGATGAAATACTATTTTTATCACGGATTGTCCTGGCCTCAG CTCTCGTACATTGCAGAGGACGAAAATGGCAAAATTGTAGGATATGTGCTGGCAAAGAT GGAGGAGGACCCAGATGATGTACCCCATGGACACATCACATCTCTG GCTGTGAAGCGTTCCCACAGGCGTCTTGGCCTGGCTCAGAAGCTGATGGACCAGGCCAGCCGGGCCATGATAGAAAACTTCAATGCTAAATACGTCTCGCTTCATGTTCGCAAGAG CAACCGAGCAGCCCTACACCTGTACTCAAACACACTCAAATTCCA GATTAGTGAGGTAGAGCCTAAATACTATGCAGATGGGGAGGATGCCTACGCCATGAAGAGAGACCTGGCCCACATGGCTGATGAG GTCCCACAGCTGAGAAAGCCCGGAGTGCGTGTCTCGGGTCAGGAGGCTCCGTCTGGCCAGAGCCCGTCAGGGTCCGGTGACCAGGAGAGGGAGAACGAAAGAGACAGTGGAGGAGAGAGCAAAGAGCTGAGTGAAGTCAGCGAGGCAACGGAAAGCACAGACGTTAAAGATTCTTCTTCTGATTCACAATGA
- the naa10 gene encoding N-alpha-acetyltransferase 10 isoform X2, which translates to MNIRNARPEDLMNMQHCNLLCLPENYQMKYYFYHGLSWPQLSYIAEDENGKIVGYVLAKMEEDPDDVPHGHITSLAVKRSHRRLGLAQKLMDQASRAMIENFNAKYVSLHVRKSNRAALHLYSNTLKFQISEVEPKYYADGEDAYAMKRDLAHMADELRKPGVRVSGQEAPSGQSPSGSGDQERENERDSGGESKELSEVSEATESTDVKDSSSDSQ; encoded by the exons ATGAACATACGAAACGCAAGG CCGGAGGACCTTATGAATATGCAACACTGTAACCTGCTGTGCCTTCCAGAAAATTACCAGATGAAATACTATTTTTATCACGGATTGTCCTGGCCTCAG CTCTCGTACATTGCAGAGGACGAAAATGGCAAAATTGTAGGATATGTGCTGGCAAAGAT GGAGGAGGACCCAGATGATGTACCCCATGGACACATCACATCTCTG GCTGTGAAGCGTTCCCACAGGCGTCTTGGCCTGGCTCAGAAGCTGATGGACCAGGCCAGCCGGGCCATGATAGAAAACTTCAATGCTAAATACGTCTCGCTTCATGTTCGCAAGAG CAACCGAGCAGCCCTACACCTGTACTCAAACACACTCAAATTCCA GATTAGTGAGGTAGAGCCTAAATACTATGCAGATGGGGAGGATGCCTACGCCATGAAGAGAGACCTGGCCCACATGGCTGATGAG CTGAGAAAGCCCGGAGTGCGTGTCTCGGGTCAGGAGGCTCCGTCTGGCCAGAGCCCGTCAGGGTCCGGTGACCAGGAGAGGGAGAACGAAAGAGACAGTGGAGGAGAGAGCAAAGAGCTGAGTGAAGTCAGCGAGGCAACGGAAAGCACAGACGTTAAAGATTCTTCTTCTGATTCACAATGA
- the naa10 gene encoding N-alpha-acetyltransferase 10 isoform X3, which produces MNIRNARPEDLMNMQHCNLLCLPENYQMKYYFYHGLSWPQLSYIAEDENGKIVGYVLAKMEEDPDDVPHGHITSLAVKRSHRRLGLAQKLMDQASRAMIENFNAKYVSLHVRKSNRAALHLYSNTLKFQISEVEPKYYADGEDAYAMKRDLAHMADEFLSNMSHS; this is translated from the exons ATGAACATACGAAACGCAAGG CCGGAGGACCTTATGAATATGCAACACTGTAACCTGCTGTGCCTTCCAGAAAATTACCAGATGAAATACTATTTTTATCACGGATTGTCCTGGCCTCAG CTCTCGTACATTGCAGAGGACGAAAATGGCAAAATTGTAGGATATGTGCTGGCAAAGAT GGAGGAGGACCCAGATGATGTACCCCATGGACACATCACATCTCTG GCTGTGAAGCGTTCCCACAGGCGTCTTGGCCTGGCTCAGAAGCTGATGGACCAGGCCAGCCGGGCCATGATAGAAAACTTCAATGCTAAATACGTCTCGCTTCATGTTCGCAAGAG CAACCGAGCAGCCCTACACCTGTACTCAAACACACTCAAATTCCA GATTAGTGAGGTAGAGCCTAAATACTATGCAGATGGGGAGGATGCCTACGCCATGAAGAGAGACCTGGCCCACATGGCTGATGAG tttttgtctaaTATGTCCCACAGCTGA
- the zgc:158263 gene encoding ceramide kinase family protein, whose amino-acid sequence MEMETELRLESSLWVGNKRYRAVLSGWHFNWTEVDKKNRDKKTISVPVAEVVGVEEGRVEILPRKSVEDTDKDFTVFYVKRSSSGSSYGLLWRLGRIQFSCPSRVLRDQWTKHLRTALKTHSPLRPNRLLVFINPFGGKKKGRKIYHSLVAPLFELAGISSHVIVTERANQARDHLLKKDLKGFDGVVCVGGDGMFSEILHGLIGRTQQEAGLSENDPTVALQPCPLHIGIIPAGSTDCVCYATVGVIDPVTSALHIIIGDSQPLDVCSVHQASALMRYSVSLLGYGFYGDVLAESEKHRWMGPLRYDYSGTMVYLSNRSYAGIVQYLPADPLLSSPRDRTRCLSGCSVCSRTTERLFPHSSVYSSHFNQFSSDSEGEWVSVEGRFRCVSLTCMSSSCPKSPLGLSPSAHLADGTGDLILVWDTHPLGFLKFLYRHTSTQDQFDLPFVEVHRVKAVRFSLPSGKEEEAYKETGGLRGGIDEEERGYIETVSRNGSQQHLAERDTGQEMTNEQKMATPFLCGLCCSKVPAKSVWNCDGEILSSTEILCRIHGQLVRLYARGIEEGAAVHNCGKENDKCQMGCTLIK is encoded by the exons ATGGAGATGGAGACAGAACTGAGGCTGGAGTCGAGTTTGTGGGTCGGGAATAAAAGATACCGGGCGGTCCTATCGGGCTGGCATTTCAACTGGACAGAGGTAGATAAGAAGAATCGCGACAAGAAAACAA TTTCAGTACCTGTGGCAGAGGTGGTTGGAGTGGAGGAGGGCCGGGTGGAGATCCTGCCCCGGAAGTCAGTCGAGGACACAGACAAAGACTTCACAG TTTTCTACGTGAAGCGCAGCAGCAGTGGGAGTTCTTATGGCTTACTATGGAGACTTGGCCGGATCCAGTTCAGTTGCCCCAGTCGGGTGCTCAGAGACCAGTGGACGAAACACCTTAGAACTGCTCTCAAAACTCACA GTCCGCTGCGTCCCAACAGGCTTTTGGTGTTTATCAACCCATTTGGAGggaagaagaaaggaagaaagatcTATCATTCTCTGGTTGCCCCTTTGTTTGAGCTGGCTGGTATCAGCTCTCATGTAATAG TGACTGAGCGGGCAAACCAGGCCAGAGACCACCTCCTGAAAAAAGACCTGAAAGGCTTTGATGG tgtggtgtgtgtgggtggggatgGCATGTTCAGCGAAATACTTCATGGTTTGATTGGGCGGACACAACAAGAGGCAGGCCTTTCTGAGAATGATCCCACTGTCGCTTTACAGCCTTGTCCGCTTCATATTGGCATCATTCCTGCAG GTTccacagactgtgtgtgttatGCCACAGTGGGAGTGATCGACCCTGTTACTTCAGCTTTGCACATCATCATTG GAGACTCTCAGCCATTAGATGTATGTTCAGTCCATCAGGCTTCTGCTCTGATGCGCTACTCAGTGTCTCTGTTGGGCTATGGCTTCTACGGTGATGTACTGGCTGAGAGTGAGAAACATCGGTGGATGGGACCTCTCCGATACGACTATTCAG GCACCATGGTGTACCTGAGCAACAGAAGCTATGCAGGCATAGTTCAGTATCTACCAGCAGACCCGCTGCTCTCCAGCCCGAGAGACAGAACACGCTGCCTCTCAGG GTGCAGTGTGTGCTCCAGAACCACAGAAAGACTTTTCCCCCACTCTTCAGTGTACAGCTCCCACTTCAACCAGTTCAGTAGTGACTCAGAAG GCGAGTGGGTGAGTGTGGAGGGCAGGTTCAGATGTGTGTCTCTCACTTGCATGTCCAGCTCGTGTCCTAAGAGTCCTCTGggcctctctccctctgctcacCTGGCAGATGGAACAGGGGACCTAATCCTGGTATGGGACACTCACCCGCTGGGATTCCTCAAGTTCCTCTACaggcacacaagcacacaggaTCAG TTTGACCTGCCATTTGTGGAGGTCCATCGTGTGAAGGCAGTCCGGTTCTCTCTCCCCTCCGGtaaagaggaggaagcatataAAGAGACTGGAGGGTTGAGAGGAGGGATAGATGAAGAAGAGAGAGGCTACATTGAGACTGTAAGCAGGAATGGATCTCAGCAGCACctggcagagagagacacaggacaAGAAATGACAAATGAGCAGAAAATGGCGACCCCATTCCTGTGTGGTCTGTGCTGCAGTAAAGTTCCTGCTAAGTCAGTGTGGAACTGTGACGGAGAGATTCTGTCTTCCACCGAGATTCTCTGTAG GATTCATGGCCAGCTGGTGCGTCTGTATGCAAGGGGCATTGAGGAAGGAGCAGCCGTGCACAACTGCGGCAAAGAAAATGACAAGTGTCAAATGGGATGCACCCTAATCAAATAG
- the LOC116039333 gene encoding glucose-6-phosphate 1-dehydrogenase-like — MSSEPLTRSEVFGQLRRELYGEELTSPSNAHIFIILGASGDLAKKKIYPTLWWLFRDGLLPDDTYFVGFARTKLTVEDIKTACLPHMKVTDEESEHLSAFFSKNSYLSGWYDDDSSFAQLTAHLSSLPGGADANRLFYLALPPTVYSFVSTNIRTHCMSRKGWSRVIVEKPFGRDLQSSQELSAHLSSLFTEDQIYRIDHYLGKEMVQNLMVLRFGNRIFGPIWNRNSVASVVFTFKEPFGTQGRGGYFDDFGIIRDVMQNHLLQMLCLVAMEKPASTCPDDVRDEKVKVLKCIAPVTGSDVVLGQYVGDPEGEGPSKLGYIDDPTVPKGSCTPTFATAVLYVRNERWDGVPFILRCGKALNEHKAEVRLQFTDVPGDIFGERCQRNELVVRVQPDEAIYLKMMTKRPGVYFSPEETELDLTYRRRYKNVKLPDAYERLILDVFCGNQMHFVRSDELREAWRIFTPLLQQIEGEKTHPIPYTYGSRGPNEADDLLKRVGFRYEGTYKWMQPHTT; from the exons ATGAGCTCTGAGCCTTTGACCCGGTCTGAGGTGTTTGGACAGCTCAGGAGGGAGCTCTATGGAGAGGAGCTGACCAGTCCTTCCAACGCACACATATTCATCATCCTGGGAGCCTCT GGGGATCTCGCTAAAAAGAAGATCTATCCAACTTTATG GTGGTTATTCAGAGATGGCCTGCTCCCTGATGACACCTACTTTGTGGGTTTTGCAAGGACTAAGCTGACCGTGGAGGACATCAAGACAGCATGTCTGCCTCATATGAAG GTCACTGATGAAGAGAGTGAGCATCTCTCGGCCTTCTTCAGTAAGAACTCCTACCTGAGTGGCTGGTATGACGACGACAGCTCTTTCGCTCAACTCACCGCTCATCTGTCATCTCTGCCTGGGGGAGCTGACGCCAACAGACTCTTCTACCTGGCCCTGCCACCCACTGTCTACAGTTTTgtcagcacaaatatcagaacCCACTGCATGAGCCGCAA AGGCTGGAGCAGGGTAATTGTTGAAAAGCCCTTTGGTCGTGACCTCCAGAGCTCACAGGAGCTGTCAGCCCACCTTTCCTCCCTGTTCACAGAGGACCAGATCTACCGCATAGACCACTACCTGGGAAAAGAGATGGTCCAGAACCTCATGGTGCTCAG GTTTGGAAATCGCATCTTTGGACCCATATGGAACAGGAACAGTGTGGCCTCTGTGGTCTTCACCTTCAAGGAGCCTTTTGGCACTCAGGGCCGCGGAGGATACTTTGATGACTTTGGCATCATTCG AGATGTCATGCAGAACCATCTCCTCCAGATGCTGTGTTTGGTCGCCATGGAGAAACCTGCTTCCACCTGCCCAGATGACGTGAGGGATGAGAAG GTGAAAGTGTTGAAGTGTATAGCTCCTGTTACTGGGTCAGATGTGGTGCTCGGCCAGTACGTGGGGGACCCTGAGGGTGAGGGCCCCTCCAAGCTGGGTTACATTGACGACCCCACTGTACCAAAAGGCTCTTGCACGCCAACATTTGCCACCGCAGTGCTCTATGTCCGGAATGAAAGATGGGATG GAGTTCCTTTTATTCTCCGCTGCGGTAAAGCTCTGAATGAACATAAGGCAGAAGTGCGTCTGCAGTTCACTGACGTACCAGGAGACATCTTTGGCGAACGCTGTCAGAGGAACGAGCTGGTGGTCCGGGTACAGCCGGATGAAGCCATTTACCTGAAGATGATGACCAAGAGGCCTGGGGTTTACTTCAGCCCAGAGGAGACTGAGCTGGACCTCACCTACAGGAGGAGATACAAG AACGTGAAGCTTCCAGATGCTTACGAGAGGCTGATATTGGATGTCTTCTGTGGAAACCAGATGCACTTTGTCCGCAG TGATGAGTTGCGGGAGGCCTGGAGGATCTTCACTCCCCTCCTTCAACAAAtagaaggagagaagacacacccCATCCCTTACACATATGGAAG TCGTGGTCCAAACGAGGCGGATGACCTCCTAAAGAGGGTGGGATTCCGCTATGAGGGAACATACAAGTGGATGCAGCCCCACACAACATGA